The Oncorhynchus tshawytscha isolate Ot180627B unplaced genomic scaffold, Otsh_v2.0 Un_contig_8267_pilon_pilon, whole genome shotgun sequence genome contains a region encoding:
- the LOC112236332 gene encoding COP9 signalosome complex subunit 1 isoform X2, which yields MPLPVQVFNFQDSAVSELEVSAGAEQAQAQDSERDRAMARDRDKSRASLAQTSASELPCTSHSSSRPNQLSPFTAGDYVLSSSLSACSLLPEGAVEPMQIDADPQEDQQNAPDTNYVVENPTLDLEQFASSYSGLMRIERLQFIAQHCPQLRAEALKMALSFVQRTFNVDVYEEIHRRLTDAKRQAQGVPDAVPDGPAEAPLLDTAWAESTRKKALLKLEKLDTDLKNYKGNSIKESIRRGHDDLGDHYLDCGDLSNALKCYSRARDYCTSAKHVINMCLNVIKVSVYLQNWSHVLSYVSKAESTPEIAEQRGERDSQNQSVLTKLKCAAGLAELASRKYKPAAKCFLQASFDHCDFPELLSPSNVAVYGGMCALATFDRQELQKNIISSSSFKLFLELEPQVRDIIFKFYESKYASCLKLLDEMKDNLLLDLYLAPHVRTLYTQIRNRALIQYFSPYVSADMTKMSQSFNTTVLSLEDELTQLILEGLINARIDSHSKILYARDVDQRGHTFEKSVHMGKEFQRRAKATILRAAVLRNQIHVKSPPREGNLGELSTANSQTTRMSSTM from the exons ATGCCTCTGCCCGTACAGGTCTTTAACTTTCAG GACAGCGCAGTGTCAGAGCTGGAGGTTTCTGCAGGGGCAGAACAAGCTCAGGCTCAGGACAGCGAAAGAGACAGGGCCATGGCCAGAGACAGGGACAAGAGTAGGGCTAGCTTGGCCCAGACCTCGGCCTCAGAGCTTCCCTGTACCTCCCATAGCAGCAGCAGACCCAATCAGCTGTCACCGTTCACTGCAGGGGACTATGTCCTCAGCTCCAGCCTCTCAGCATGCTCCCTGCTCCCAGAG ggggCTGTTGAGCCGATGCAGATCGATGCTGACCCCCAGGAAGACCAGCAGAATGCTCCAGACACCAACTATGTGGTGGAAAACCCCACACTG GACCTGGAGCAGTTTGCGTCCAGCTACAGCGGTCTGATGCGTATTGAGAGACTGCAGTTCATAGCACAACATTGTCCCCAGCTCCGTGCCGAGGCCCTGAAGATGGCCCTGTCCTTCGTCCAGAGGACCTTCAACGTAGACGTGTACGAGGAGATCCACCGCAGACTCACCGACGCCAAGCG ACAGGCGCAGGGTGTCCCTGACGCGGTGCCTGATGGGCCGGCGGAGGCCCCTCTCCTGGACACAGCCTGGGCAGAGAGCACCAGGAAAAAGGCCCTTCTCAAACTGGAGAAGCTGGACACTGACCTCAAGAACTACAAGGGAAACTCCATCAAAGAGAGCATCAG gcGGGGTCATGATGACCTTGGGGACCACTATTTAGACTGTGGAGATCTCAGCAACGCCCTGAAGTGTTACAGCCGAGCCCGAGACTACTGCACTAGTGCCAAGCATGTCATCAACATGTGTCTGAACGTCATCaag GTTAGCGTTTACCTCCAGAACTGGTCCCATGTACTTAGCTACGTCAGCAAGGCAGAATCCACTCCAGAGATAGCTGAG caacgaggagagagagacagtcagaaccAATCTGTCCTCACCAAACTAAAATGTGCTGCGg gtttgGCAGAGCTGGCCTCTAGAAAGTACAAACCGGCCGCTAAGTGCTTCCTCCAGGCTTCATTTGACCACTGCGACTTCCCAGAG CTCCTGTCCCCCAGTAATGTAGCGGTGTATGGAGGGATGTGTGCCCTGGCCACCTTTGACAGACAGGAACTACAGAAGAACATCATCTCAAGCAG ctcctttaAGTTGTTTTTAGAGTTGGAGCCCCAGGTGCGTGACATAATCTTCAAGTTTTACGAATCAAAGTACGCATCCTGTCTGAAACTACTGGATGAGATGAAG gaTAACCTTCTATTGGACCTGTACCTGGCCCCCCACGTTAGAACACTGTACACACAGATCAGAAACAGAGCCCTTATACAG tacttCAGCCCGTATGTGTCTGCAGACATGACTAAGATGTCCCAGTCCTTCAACACCACAGTGTTATCTCTGGAGGATGAACTGACCCAGCTCATACTGGAGGGACTGATCAACGCACGTATAGACTCTCacagcaag ATCCTGTATGCGAGGGACGTGGACCAGAGGGGCCATACGTTTGAGAAGTCTGTCCACATGGGCAAGGAGTTCCAGAGACGAGCCAAAGCCACGATCCTCAGAGCTGCTGTGCTGCGCAACCAGATACACGTCAAG TCCCCTCCTAGAGAAGGCAACCTGGGGGAGCTatcaacagccaacagccaaaCAACCAGGATGAGCAGCACCATGTGA
- the LOC112236332 gene encoding COP9 signalosome complex subunit 1 isoform X3, translating to MPLPVQVFNFQGAVEPMQIDADPQEDQQNAPDTNYVVENPTLDLEQFASSYSGLMRIERLQFIAQHCPQLRAEALKMALSFVQRTFNVDVYEEIHRRLTDAKRQAQGVPDAVPDGPAEAPLLDTAWAESTRKKALLKLEKLDTDLKNYKGNSIKESIRRGHDDLGDHYLDCGDLSNALKCYSRARDYCTSAKHVINMCLNVIKVSVYLQNWSHVLSYVSKAESTPEIAEQRGERDSQNQSVLTKLKCAAGLAELASRKYKPAAKCFLQASFDHCDFPELLSPSNVAVYGGMCALATFDRQELQKNIISSSSFKLFLELEPQVRDIIFKFYESKYASCLKLLDEMKDNLLLDLYLAPHVRTLYTQIRNRALIQYFSPYVSADMTKMSQSFNTTVLSLEDELTQLILEGLINARIDSHSKILYARDVDQRGHTFEKSVHMGKEFQRRAKATILRAAVLRNQIHVKSPPREGNLGELSTANSQTTRMSSTM from the exons ATGCCTCTGCCCGTACAGGTCTTTAACTTTCAG ggggCTGTTGAGCCGATGCAGATCGATGCTGACCCCCAGGAAGACCAGCAGAATGCTCCAGACACCAACTATGTGGTGGAAAACCCCACACTG GACCTGGAGCAGTTTGCGTCCAGCTACAGCGGTCTGATGCGTATTGAGAGACTGCAGTTCATAGCACAACATTGTCCCCAGCTCCGTGCCGAGGCCCTGAAGATGGCCCTGTCCTTCGTCCAGAGGACCTTCAACGTAGACGTGTACGAGGAGATCCACCGCAGACTCACCGACGCCAAGCG ACAGGCGCAGGGTGTCCCTGACGCGGTGCCTGATGGGCCGGCGGAGGCCCCTCTCCTGGACACAGCCTGGGCAGAGAGCACCAGGAAAAAGGCCCTTCTCAAACTGGAGAAGCTGGACACTGACCTCAAGAACTACAAGGGAAACTCCATCAAAGAGAGCATCAG gcGGGGTCATGATGACCTTGGGGACCACTATTTAGACTGTGGAGATCTCAGCAACGCCCTGAAGTGTTACAGCCGAGCCCGAGACTACTGCACTAGTGCCAAGCATGTCATCAACATGTGTCTGAACGTCATCaag GTTAGCGTTTACCTCCAGAACTGGTCCCATGTACTTAGCTACGTCAGCAAGGCAGAATCCACTCCAGAGATAGCTGAG caacgaggagagagagacagtcagaaccAATCTGTCCTCACCAAACTAAAATGTGCTGCGg gtttgGCAGAGCTGGCCTCTAGAAAGTACAAACCGGCCGCTAAGTGCTTCCTCCAGGCTTCATTTGACCACTGCGACTTCCCAGAG CTCCTGTCCCCCAGTAATGTAGCGGTGTATGGAGGGATGTGTGCCCTGGCCACCTTTGACAGACAGGAACTACAGAAGAACATCATCTCAAGCAG ctcctttaAGTTGTTTTTAGAGTTGGAGCCCCAGGTGCGTGACATAATCTTCAAGTTTTACGAATCAAAGTACGCATCCTGTCTGAAACTACTGGATGAGATGAAG gaTAACCTTCTATTGGACCTGTACCTGGCCCCCCACGTTAGAACACTGTACACACAGATCAGAAACAGAGCCCTTATACAG tacttCAGCCCGTATGTGTCTGCAGACATGACTAAGATGTCCCAGTCCTTCAACACCACAGTGTTATCTCTGGAGGATGAACTGACCCAGCTCATACTGGAGGGACTGATCAACGCACGTATAGACTCTCacagcaag ATCCTGTATGCGAGGGACGTGGACCAGAGGGGCCATACGTTTGAGAAGTCTGTCCACATGGGCAAGGAGTTCCAGAGACGAGCCAAAGCCACGATCCTCAGAGCTGCTGTGCTGCGCAACCAGATACACGTCAAG TCCCCTCCTAGAGAAGGCAACCTGGGGGAGCTatcaacagccaacagccaaaCAACCAGGATGAGCAGCACCATGTGA
- the LOC112236332 gene encoding COP9 signalosome complex subunit 1 isoform X1, translated as MPLPVQVFNFQDSAVSELEVSAGAEQAQAQDSERDRAMARDRDKSRASLAQTSASELPCTSHSSSRPNQLSPFTAGDYVLSSSLSACSLLPEVGPPEQTERSSDIWSCFKGAVEPMQIDADPQEDQQNAPDTNYVVENPTLDLEQFASSYSGLMRIERLQFIAQHCPQLRAEALKMALSFVQRTFNVDVYEEIHRRLTDAKRQAQGVPDAVPDGPAEAPLLDTAWAESTRKKALLKLEKLDTDLKNYKGNSIKESIRRGHDDLGDHYLDCGDLSNALKCYSRARDYCTSAKHVINMCLNVIKVSVYLQNWSHVLSYVSKAESTPEIAEQRGERDSQNQSVLTKLKCAAGLAELASRKYKPAAKCFLQASFDHCDFPELLSPSNVAVYGGMCALATFDRQELQKNIISSSSFKLFLELEPQVRDIIFKFYESKYASCLKLLDEMKDNLLLDLYLAPHVRTLYTQIRNRALIQYFSPYVSADMTKMSQSFNTTVLSLEDELTQLILEGLINARIDSHSKILYARDVDQRGHTFEKSVHMGKEFQRRAKATILRAAVLRNQIHVKSPPREGNLGELSTANSQTTRMSSTM; from the exons ATGCCTCTGCCCGTACAGGTCTTTAACTTTCAG GACAGCGCAGTGTCAGAGCTGGAGGTTTCTGCAGGGGCAGAACAAGCTCAGGCTCAGGACAGCGAAAGAGACAGGGCCATGGCCAGAGACAGGGACAAGAGTAGGGCTAGCTTGGCCCAGACCTCGGCCTCAGAGCTTCCCTGTACCTCCCATAGCAGCAGCAGACCCAATCAGCTGTCACCGTTCACTGCAGGGGACTATGTCCTCAGCTCCAGCCTCTCAGCATGCTCCCTGCTCCCAGAGGTAGGACCACCAGAGCAGACCGAGCGAAGCTCTGATATATGGAGCTGTTTTAAG ggggCTGTTGAGCCGATGCAGATCGATGCTGACCCCCAGGAAGACCAGCAGAATGCTCCAGACACCAACTATGTGGTGGAAAACCCCACACTG GACCTGGAGCAGTTTGCGTCCAGCTACAGCGGTCTGATGCGTATTGAGAGACTGCAGTTCATAGCACAACATTGTCCCCAGCTCCGTGCCGAGGCCCTGAAGATGGCCCTGTCCTTCGTCCAGAGGACCTTCAACGTAGACGTGTACGAGGAGATCCACCGCAGACTCACCGACGCCAAGCG ACAGGCGCAGGGTGTCCCTGACGCGGTGCCTGATGGGCCGGCGGAGGCCCCTCTCCTGGACACAGCCTGGGCAGAGAGCACCAGGAAAAAGGCCCTTCTCAAACTGGAGAAGCTGGACACTGACCTCAAGAACTACAAGGGAAACTCCATCAAAGAGAGCATCAG gcGGGGTCATGATGACCTTGGGGACCACTATTTAGACTGTGGAGATCTCAGCAACGCCCTGAAGTGTTACAGCCGAGCCCGAGACTACTGCACTAGTGCCAAGCATGTCATCAACATGTGTCTGAACGTCATCaag GTTAGCGTTTACCTCCAGAACTGGTCCCATGTACTTAGCTACGTCAGCAAGGCAGAATCCACTCCAGAGATAGCTGAG caacgaggagagagagacagtcagaaccAATCTGTCCTCACCAAACTAAAATGTGCTGCGg gtttgGCAGAGCTGGCCTCTAGAAAGTACAAACCGGCCGCTAAGTGCTTCCTCCAGGCTTCATTTGACCACTGCGACTTCCCAGAG CTCCTGTCCCCCAGTAATGTAGCGGTGTATGGAGGGATGTGTGCCCTGGCCACCTTTGACAGACAGGAACTACAGAAGAACATCATCTCAAGCAG ctcctttaAGTTGTTTTTAGAGTTGGAGCCCCAGGTGCGTGACATAATCTTCAAGTTTTACGAATCAAAGTACGCATCCTGTCTGAAACTACTGGATGAGATGAAG gaTAACCTTCTATTGGACCTGTACCTGGCCCCCCACGTTAGAACACTGTACACACAGATCAGAAACAGAGCCCTTATACAG tacttCAGCCCGTATGTGTCTGCAGACATGACTAAGATGTCCCAGTCCTTCAACACCACAGTGTTATCTCTGGAGGATGAACTGACCCAGCTCATACTGGAGGGACTGATCAACGCACGTATAGACTCTCacagcaag ATCCTGTATGCGAGGGACGTGGACCAGAGGGGCCATACGTTTGAGAAGTCTGTCCACATGGGCAAGGAGTTCCAGAGACGAGCCAAAGCCACGATCCTCAGAGCTGCTGTGCTGCGCAACCAGATACACGTCAAG TCCCCTCCTAGAGAAGGCAACCTGGGGGAGCTatcaacagccaacagccaaaCAACCAGGATGAGCAGCACCATGTGA